One window from the genome of Cryptomeria japonica chromosome 6, Sugi_1.0, whole genome shotgun sequence encodes:
- the LOC131068036 gene encoding dirigent protein 1-like, which produces MASKPALISFLSLKVLVLSFSSCLAFKEEKLVFYMHDILTGKNITGVVVAAVKGLSLSENFGTVIVIDDLVTEGPEPSSKTIARAKGLYVISDLRGTNFDLHFSVVFVNMKYNGSTLEIQGADRYLQKKREVSVVGGTGQFRYARGYAIIETVKLEGVNAILKFSVNIRLD; this is translated from the coding sequence ATGGCTTCAAAGCCTGCCTTAATATCATTCCTCAGCCTTAAAGTCCTTGTCCTATCATTTTCTTCTTGTTTGGCTTTCAAAGAAGAGAAACTTGTCTTTTACATGCATGACATTTTGACTGGAAAGAACATTACAGGCGTTGTAGTTGCAGCAGTGAAGGGATTATCTTTAAGTGAAAACTTTGGGACAGTAATTGTTATAGATGATCTTGTAACTGAAGGTCCAGAGCCCTCCTCCAAGACTATTGCAAGGGCCAAAGGACTTTATGTTATTTCAGATCTGAGAGGAACTAATTTTGATCTGCATTTCTCTGTGGTGTTTGTGAACATGAAATATAATGGCAGCACCCTTGAGATCCAGGGAGCAGATAGATATCTTCAGAAGAAAAGAGAGGTTTCTGTTGTTGGAGGGACTGGGCAGTTCAGATATGCTCGTGGGTATGCTATAATTGAAACTGTTAAGTTGGAAGGTGTCAATGCTATTTTGAAATTTAGTGTAAATATACGATTAGACTAG